The Cryptococcus gattii WM276 chromosome D, complete sequence region GGGTAACCCCAACTCCCACCAATGATCAATCGTCCATTGCGTAAAACGCAGCTAGCATTGTCCGTGCACGAATCAAAAGCTGCTGCTACAACCTCCTGAAACTAATATCATCTTGTAGGAGAAGGGGCAGGAGTAGGCTCAGCGAACCTCTTGTTCGCCTGGGTCAACCCCGCACCGCAAGCACCCGTTGAAATAGCCAAATCAGCCGCAGAATACTCTGGAGGATAGGTACACCCGCTGACAGCGGCGTACGCCTGCTTATCACCAGCGTCCGCGTTGAACCATCCGTTACCCGCATTCAAGGTGGCAGTAGACCCGGGAGAGGTAAAGGTAGGTCCAGGCATGGTAATAGGAGTACCGGTCTGAGTATATTGAGCAAGAAGAGACATGGAGTTGGCGGCGACATTGGTGAATGACGCAGGAGGCCAGGGGTAGGAAGATGATGCGGATGCGGCAATGGTACCGGCACCGGACTGCGAATCATGTCAGCTTGTGCATATCGGCACATTCCCAAGATGATACTCACACCACCAGTCACGTAGGCATTGGAGTACGTTCCGTCAAAGTTGTTCAGCGCCACACCGTCTCCCTGACAGGTACCAGCAGCCGTTCGAGGGTCTACCATAATTATCAGCACATTTCTAAACCTACCAATTTGGAGACTTACCTTTGGGGATCCATCCCTTCGCAAGACCAAGACGGTAGTGCCAGAATGGGTTGACCTCCTGAATAGCACCGGTACTGTTTCCAATCTTCCAAGTCCAAAAGAAAAAGTTCTATATCGCTATTATTAGTCTTTTACTCTTGAATATCGAATGCGCCAGACTGACCTGCAAAGCATCCATACTACCAGAGACAAAGTGGTTCAACGCATCGATGGTACTTTGGTTCCACTGCGTATAGTCGTTCCAATAGGTACAGCTGCCGGTCACCTTGGTCGCATAACCGTCATAAGATCCATCGTATCTCGATCCACTTCCGACATTGTTCACCCAGAGGCCACAATCATTCCAGGCAGCAGACCATTCACCGGCGGTATTGGGACCCCATTGCTGGGAGGTGGTGTTGGTGGATGACGCCCACCACTGGCAAGGCATCACTTTAAGAGCGTCAAGATCGCCCTGAGGCTGGTCCTGGAAGACCATGTAGGTATGTTGGTCGAGCATCATACGGTCAGCGCCAGCAAGATCGCCGTACCACTGAGTAACTCCCAAAAATCCATCGTGCATCGATAGCATAGGACCCTTGCCGGCACCGATACCAGTAATTTCACGAATGATGTTGTGAGCCTGAATGTAAAAGGAGCCGATTGGGCTTTTGCTGATAGCATTGCCGTTGGGCTCATTAAGGAATCCAAACATCTGGATAACAGGAGCGTACTCGGGCTGAGCAATGAACTGAGCAAGGGTACGGATGTAGTCGAGAGATCGTTGAGCGTTGGCAAGACCCATGGCACCGTTCATCCAGTTGACAGACCCCTGGCGACCAGAGTGGTTCCAGCCGTCTAGAATTCTGTCAGCAAAGACTTCCAAGCCGCGGAATAAAGGAGCCTACTTTGAGAACCGGGAACAGAGTGAAGGTCAAGGTTAACCCTTATTCCATACTTCCTGGCCCATTTGATAGCTTTCAAAACGTACTGCCATTGAACCTTGGGCAGATAAGGCTCACCCTCCCAGACCTCAATAGCAAAGAAGGGAATAGGGATTCGCACCCAGTTGAGACCAGCAGCGACGATTTCAACAAAGTCACGCTGTGAATCAAATTAGTATTCAGTCCCGTTGGATCAAATCTACTACTTGCCTCGGTAATGAATGTCTCGTAGTGTTCGGTAAGTGCAGCAGTAAGGTTGTCACCCATATTGATAGAAAGAGTGTATTCATCGATAGCAGTGCCAGCAGAGCCGTTGGCATACTTTTCGTAAAGGCCGGGAACGATGAAGGGCTCTGTGAAGAATATTAGTTTATTATTTCGGAAGACCTGTCATTATTGCTCACCAATAACAAGCCAACCACCGAGATTAACACCAAAGACTTTATCTTGACCCCATGTCCAGTTTTGATTGAGCGCTGGTGTCCAAGAGTTGGCCTGGGCTTCATTCTACAATTTTGGAGTTAGCTCGTGCAAAACTAAGAGTCCTCAGGTAAATTTACGTTAAACGGGTTGGCCTCGTCCCATACCCACTTGCCACCGTAGGGGTTGTCATAAGTCATCGTGGAACCGTCTTCCAAGGTGATGAGGGAACCTTGAGTGCCGGTGGTTGGGGTAGCAGACGCAGTCGCGCTGCTACTCGATGCAGTTCCCGTTGATCCTGATCCCGAAGATGTTTTCGATGGAGCggatgatgaagaatgTTCGCCACCAGCAGAAGCGGCCAAGACTTTGTTGTCCTTGTTTCGAGTGAGGCTGGAAATGATCAGTGACGCTACGCTTTTCCTCAGAGCTTGGACCTACCCGACACCAAGGCCAACACCGAGGCCGATGGCAATAATCAGCAAAGCTGCCAAAGCTGCCCACAGCCATCTCCTgttcttctttcccttgcTAGGCTCGTACTCTGCCCATTTTGGCTTTTCACTGGTCCCTCGTGCTGCTGCTCCTGTCCCAATGGCCGCGACGGCGGGAGTGATATGGCCCTGCtcgtcatcctcatcgCTAGTGGATAATCGTTCGCCGCTTGCATAAGGAACAGCTGAATGGGCAAGGCCAGATCGACCTGGGTTACGATTACCCTGATAGCGAACAAAAGTCAGTGATCGTGAAGCGGCGAAAACTTTGACAGGGGGAGCAATGGCGTTTTTTTGAAGCATCAAACGAAGGGATTAATGGGAAGAAAACTTACACCGTTGGTTCCTTCAGCACCAGTCAGTTCTAATCCACTGCCCCAACTATCCCTATGTGTGCCAGCCAGAGATGGTGTTCCCCCCAGAAGATTCATGCTTGCTGCTGTAGAATCACGGCTCATGAGCGACGGTGCCGGAGCATATTCGGACGTGGGCCTTCCAAGAAGGTTATTTGCTTCTGGGTCGAGAAAGCTGGAATTACGGTCGAGGTTAGGGGAGACATTGAGGTCTGGGGAGAGGTCTTGGTTCGCCACTGGGCCATAAGATGAGCGCCGCATGGTGAAAAAAAGTGGCTACAGAAAAGCGTCAGCAGTGGATACATAATTTATATAAGGTCCAGGAAAGAAGACGCAGACAGGCGCCCGTGCACATGGCATTGTTTGTTTCTCTGAGCAAGCGAACAAGGTGACACACTGACCTCCTTGGAAGATGGACAGAAAGAAGAATACGCTTCTGCAATTGAAAAAGAGCTACTCTGCTACTGTACCACTAAACCCTCTGTCAGCAAAGCCTACGTAGGACGGGGAGCGAGGGACACAGGGTCCGTTTTGAATACCAAAGGACCCGCCGAAACGGTGCAGAGGGTATATATGCAGATTGGGGATATGTGCACTTACACAACGGAATACTTCTGTATATCACACGAGTAGGAAGCCTGGGGGACCAATGAACAAATGTACGATGGGACGTATGTTCTTCAGCCGTTGCTAATGAATGCAACTATAACGCAGTGATGTTACTTCCACCAAAAGCTGTTGAGCACCCGTGTACTTGATATCAGGAATACCAAGGAGATTATGATGACAAAGGAAGACTGCAAAGATGAGATGGGATAAGCGTGAGAATTGAAACGACATATGTTCTTTTAAGAAGTACGCCGTCAGTGTTCATCGATTTCTTCAGTCCAACATCGGATATCATCGCCTCTGTCTTCACCACTGTTCAGGCTCCAGTTAAAGCGGCAATTTGCTTGAGTACTCGTGTGCTGCATACTCTCCTTCCCTTATTCTCCTAGCACGGTCATGCCTGATGCAAGCGCTGATTGGTGTTGCTTGGCCGACGCTTGATTAAGGATAACGTCGGAAGTTTCGACATCCGTCAACATTTTCAGCAAATCGCCCTGAAACTCAGGGAAAGCTGTGCGGGGCAACGCGATATTTTTGTTCGGACTTGCCCTGACGATACCGATGATCTCAGGTACAAGCCTGCGCTATACTCCTTGGCTCAATCTGCCATTTTTCATCTGCTTCTCAAAACAACTGGTGGTTTTGGGATTAGATCCACAGTCATCTGCAAGATTGTTAGATTGTTATAAAGCATCACATGGCGAGGACCATCTCATCTTTGTCATGAAGGCCATATTCATCCCCCACATCTTAACGCCTTGAAGAGTCAGACTTCAATGTGAAACGTCGCTAAAAATTGACTTGTGGATTTAAATATGCACGGGCTCCTGAATCGGGCACCAAAAATCCCTATTTGTGCACATAAAAATAACGACAGCGGTCAGCTATGCTATTCGTCTTTCAGGAAACGGGCATGGAAGCACGCCGATTACCGGTGATGTCGTGTGCCAAGATGTCAGGAATCTCCCGTCATTCCGTTGGCTTTGCagttcttctcctcctgTTGTCCTCTGCAATCAACATACTGCTATTTGTAGAGCTACAGCTTTTAAGTGGGTAGGCGATCAACTGATAAAGTTATATGCTCTTGGTGAACTAGGCAGCATGACCTTTTATCACTACCAAATTGAAATATTGCGGGAAGCCGATACTCAGGGCAGCCTGCGCCGGCCGTTCTTCAGGCCTCTCGTCTCATCCGTCGGGGTGCAAAGCGAGATGATCATCGATGTCATATCATTAAGGGAGCAAAGGGAAACTCATTTTTATTCAAGGTTAAAATGCCACCATAATGCTACCATAGAATTTAGAGTATTTGCATGAATGGAGGACTAAATAAAGCCAAGAGATTCTCTCCTTCACAACCCCCAGGCCACATCAGCACTTCTGCGGTCATAAATGATGGCTTACTGCAAGAGCAAGAAAGACAAGGAAAGTCGCAGCGAGTGTGATTCGTCACACGCTCCGTTTTCAGTGTTCTGTGCAAGACCTCAAAAGGTCAGTACCTCCAGCTCACCGCGAATAACACAGTTATGTGGAACCTGTGCATGTGCTGCCTTACATAATAGTACGTATGTCTGTACTGGGGGGGATCTATTACTATATATACTACTATTATCCACTATAAGCAGTCCGTATAACCCATGATTCCGGTGAAAGATCACAACAAGAAGTAGTTCTGTTCCTTAGATTCTTGGTGTTCTCATGCATGCGCTGCACAGCCGTCCTTACTGCGATCATGAGCTCGTCCTTCGTTGTCCCATATAACCGTCGCCTTCTGTCGGTTGTCGCTGCGAACTGCAGATCGTCGTacttttcttcttcatcttgagcttcctttttctcatatttttttccttcctttcttccttaGCACTGGCTGCCTTCTTGCAGTCTGGTTATCTTTGTCGTACTACTGATGCTGCTTGCTATTTCTGTCCTCCTTACATTCACATCCTTAATTCTATCTATCTGCTATTATTTATACACATGTGTTACGTGGGGTTTTATTTGCTGCTTGTTGCTGACAGCTACATCTTGTAGTTTGAACTTTACAGAGACCAGCGCTCTTCATCTCAACATTTGATAGGCTTCAAAGACATCTTTAACGAGTACTCGTACGTAGTTGGTTCTCACTCCCCGTGATAAGCCACAAGTAAGAAGTGCCCGCACTCCTTTTCATCCACGAAATCCCACCAGCTCCACAGCATGCTTGGTTTTCCCAAACATGTCTTAGCTAATTAATAGACATTCGAGACGTCATGCAACGCAGTTAAAACAGCAGCAAGTGCGTGACAGATAGAAGACTATTAGTACGTATCCACTATCCGGACTGCTGACTCGACCCGCCACGCACGCACGTCGGTAAACGCGACTATCTTCATTTCTGTAATCTGGTTTGATTTCATAAATAGAAACACAGGCTGTATACAAAATTGTAATTTGTTAACGCCTTCGGTGCAGTCAAGCCAGTGTATAAAAGCTGTGTTTGCAGTCTCATAGCTTCCCTTACCATAAACATCGATAAAGCTTCCCATCACCTTAACCCTGATTTCGGTCAAAAGCGGCAGTAACATAGTACATCATCTGCTTCAATATCAATCTACTTACACCTGAATCGTTTAGTATTGTTGCAGTTGGGGTAGGTTCTAATTAATAACCCCTCCGTATAAGCAGtggcagaagaagaatagAAGAATAGAATATGAAACAGGTACAGCAACGACATAAAGAAGTCATTTTGCTTGTCAAATAGAAATTCAGTGGTGGGCACGATGCTTTTTtgttttcctttttcttttctttttttccgGTCTTCAGCACAATGCAAGGGGCTAAATCTGTCCGGAATGATGTTTCCAATTGTAAGAGTGGAGAATCCCATGAAAATCACCAATGATGTCTCTAAGATGACAAATGCTATGGTCAGTCTTTGCTGTGCAAAGCCCGATTTAAATCTGGATCCACTTTAAGTGCTAGGAACAATCAAAATGGTTCACAGAGCACTTCATACGGTTGACCAAAGATATGATACGCATGACATCTTGGCTCCACGTTGTCATAGCCATTTCCACCTAAACCCACTTGAAACCCATGTAGAAAAAACCTCAGGCAGATACGAAACCCTCAACCATGTTTTCTATCAATATCCAAACTCAAGATTGGCCTGACCTTATCCCCCACACTTCCCCGACCGAATCCAGCTCCAGATCCACCATGACCCCCCTGTATACCAGCAGGGCTACTCCTTCCGCTGCCCGCATAATCGTGGCTGTTCATTGCCGGTGTACCGGGTGCTGATGCAGAGGCAGAAACAGGGTATGACGATAAGCTCAACTGACTAGAGGCATATGATTTGATGTCTGAAATGCTGGGTTTTCTAGACCCATGATTGGATCCCAAGCCAAGCAAGTTGATTACACTTGATGCACGGCTAGGCTTTTCAGGTTCACCCAATATGGGTGCAGAAGTGGAGATAGGCGAGCCCGGTACAGCGATTTCTTTGCGAGTAGAAGAGACAGGTGGAGCGGGGCTGTTGTATGTATAGGTAGCGAAAAGAACGATAGAAGCACCGACGATGAAACTAAGAGTGATGGGATAGGAGAAAAGAGCGACCGAGGCaaggaaagagatgatAATGGAAAGTGATGTAGCAAATCCTTTCCTGTTATCGAACATTAGCAAAGAGCAAAGATACCAAAAGACAAAACGCACATGATGTTATCGCTATATCTGATGACCAACGCAGTGATCAGACCACCAAATGTCTGAGTCAACACTGTACCGACAGCCCATCCATTGAAGTTCTCGAAGCAAGACAACACTTTTGAAAAATAACCCACGCCATCCGGTCCCGAAGGGTTGATGATAATAGGTACTAACGCAGGGACAAGGGAGAATAAGGACAATTGGGTGTTTCTTACCCACAAATCAGGTGCACTGGACCCAGACGATGATTTCAGGATAAATTCAAAGTACACGCCCGCAAGACCTGAAGTCATGCACGCAAGCGTAACAGCAACGAATCCCCTGACAGGATGCATCACTCTTTCAGGAGACATGATGGGCTCATCAGGGACCGGAATTTCCGATCGCAACTGATGTTCGTGGCTGACATCGACGTGGGTGTGGTGAGACGTAGCAGGtgctgaagaagattggATCTGAACAATACCAACACCGACGGCCAGGAGAACCAAGGAGGCCCATTTAGTTCGAGAGAGTCGTTTCCGTAACAAGAGCACTGAAAAAAACGCCGTCGTAAGGATCTTCATCTGGTACGTGACCTGGAAAGTTGCGACGTCGAGATTTGACGCAGCGACGTATTGGAGATTGTTTTGGATGACATATAGGATGGCAGGGACAGAAAGCTTATAGCAGTCGGGTGAGAATATCGCCTTCGATAGAGCTTGCAGTCTCGTGGGGTGAATAATCGAAGGAAGTTTTTGACCAGATCGCCTGTCGAAATCCTTGTCGTCAAGCTTCTCTGAGTAGAccggaggaggaggagatgcAATCATCTCATTGTCGATACGTTTGAGAGCAATAAAAACTGAAATGCCACCTTTGAGAAGTTCGTTGAGCAACACTGCGGCAGCAGCGGAATATGTGCGGTTGGGAGCGGTAGATATCCGTGAATAGTGCATGATGATAGTGAGGAAGGCGTTTTGAAGAGCGAGTGTGATCAGTCTCAACTACGGTGTTAAGCGTGATCTTATCAGCTATCAGCAGTTACTCACGAGATCCACTTGAGTTCTATTCCCCAAAGAGAAGGCGGcccttctctttctctgCTAGCGGCGGCCATGGCAGTCGCATACCCAACCATGCCCACCTTGTCGTCCAATTTTGGCGGATTACTCCGGTAAGAAGAATAATTGTTCGCAGTAGACGATCCATGGGCCTTCTGGTTATGGAATGTCTGCTGCTGGAGAGAGTGGTATGGATTATGCCCTGGCTGACCTATGGGCGACTGAGGCGGAGAGCTGACAGAGGTTGAGGACATGGCTCTGTGAAGCGGGGGCGAGACGAGGAGATTGGGAAGACTAATGTCAGTAAGAATCATGCGATGGGGACGGAGGAAGGGATAATTTCCCAGAGCCAAAGGCCAAAAGGATCCGCTCAAAAAACTCCCAGCCCAGCACACAGATGCTCGCCGCTTGAGCGTAGAGGAAAAAGGGGCGGGAGACGGAGGACGGTAAATAGCTTACCTACTTAGCCTCCTTTTAGGCCGGGTTACTCCCACATCCATACCCCGCGTCTTCCCCATGCTATTCCCCTTCTCATCAGCCCAATCCTTTTCTCCCCGATCTCTTTCGCTTCGATCTCTCATTATCAGCCCTCGGTCCTCCTCTGGAGCAGCATATATCCGTCCTCCAAATGTTGATTGTACGGGCGAGGATGCAGTTTGCATAGACCCGGATTGAGGAGTAGATCGGTCTGTCGGGCGGCGATTCAACCCCGATGGAGATCGATTGCTGGTTCGATGGGCCATACCAAACGATCGAAGACTGCAAAAGTCCTCGTTATTGACTTCTGTCAAGGTCGGTTATGTAGAAAGCGGAATGTGTTTGTGCACGGCCGTCTCCCTAAACAAGCGGATGTTGGTTGTCAAAGGTATAAGAAACTGGCAAATTGGTTCTGCGTACGGAGAAGTTGTTTATGGAGAGTGTGGTAGCAGTGAAGAATCGAAGATGAAAATGGAGATGAAATTGGATTGATGAAATTGGATTGGGCTGGACGCGTGCAGACGGTACAGCGTGGGCGAAAAGGGTAACCTGGGCGAGGCTCGGTCGCCAGAGCTGTGAATAGTGACAGCTACAAAAATGCTCACTTGTTTCAATGTGTATCGATATGTCGGTGTGGGGATGTGAACATTTTTAACTTATAGGGGAAGAATGAAACTTGGCAGTGGCCACCCGGGCTAGACCTCGAAGAGAGTTCTAGCGTCATAGCTTCTCTCTCCGTAGTCTTCACTAGTTCACATCTCCCGCCAGTCCAGTGCCAGATGCATCTTCTGTTCCCTATGGTATTCGCTAAATCAATCACCCCGAATATCAAGTCCCTAGGCAGATACCCGTACAACACCATGGAGGTATGTCTTCTCTTGCCCTATATATTCATGCATGCAGCCGTTCAGTTGCTAGCTACCACAACA contains the following coding sequences:
- a CDS encoding uncharacterized protein (Similar to TIGR gene model, INSD accession AAW46507.1), producing the protein MAHRTSNRSPSGLNRRPTDRSTPQSGSMQTASSPVQSTFGGRIYAAPEEDRGLIMRDRSERDRGEKDWADEKGNSMGKTRGMDVGVTRPKRRLSSLPNLLVSPPLHRAMSSTSVSSPPQSPIGQPGHNPYHSLQQQTFHNQKAHGSSTANNYSSYRSNPPKLDDKVGMVGYATAMAAASREREGPPSLWGIELKWISLITLALQNAFLTIIMHYSRISTAPNRTYSAAAAVLLNELLKGGISVFIALKRIDNEMIASPPPPVYSEKLDDKDFDRRSGQKLPSIIHPTRLQALSKAIFSPDCYKLSVPAILYVIQNNLQYVAASNLDVATFQVTYQMKILTTAFFSVLLLRKRLSRTKWASLVLLAVGVGIVQIQSSSAPATSHHTHVDVSHEHQLRSEIPVPDEPIMSPERVMHPVRGFVAVTLACMTSGLAGVYFEFILKSSSGSSAPDLWVRNTQLSLFSLVPALVPIIINPSGPDGVGYFSKVLSCFENFNGWAVGTVLTQTFGGLITALVIRYSDNIMKGFATSLSIIISFLASVALFSYPITLSFIVGASIVLFATYTYNSPAPPVSSTRKEIAVPGSPISTSAPILGEPEKPSRASSVINLLGLGSNHGSRKPSISDIKSYASSQLSLSSYPVSASASAPGTPAMNSHDYAGSGRSSPAGIQGGHGGSGAGFGRGSVGDKVRPILSLDIDRKHG
- a CDS encoding exo-beta-1,3-glucanase (Similar to TIGR gene model, INSD accession AAW46508.1), with product MRRSSYGPVANQDLSPDLNVSPNLDRNSSFLDPEANNLLGRPTSEYAPAPSLMSRDSTAASMNLLGGTPSLAGTHRDSWGSGLELTGAEGTNGGNRNPGRSGLAHSAVPYASGERLSTSDEDDEQGHITPAVAAIGTGAAARGTSEKPKWAEYEPSKGKKNRRWLWAALAALLIIAIGLGVGLGVGLTRNKDNKVLAASAGGEHSSSSAPSKTSSGSGSTGTASSSSATASATPTTGTQGSLITLEDGSTMTYDNPYGGKWVWDEANPFNNEAQANSWTPALNQNWTWGQDKVFGVNLGGWLVIEPFIVPGLYEKYANGSAGTAIDEYTLSINMGDNLTAALTEHYETFITERDFVEIVAAGLNWVRIPIPFFAIEVWEGEPYLPKVQWQYVLKAIKWARKYGIRVNLDLHSVPGSQNGWNHSGRQGSVNWMNGAMGLANAQRSLDYIRTLAQFIAQPEYAPVIQMFGFLNEPNGNAISKSPIGSFYIQAHNIIREITGIGAGKGPMLSMHDGFLGVTQWYGDLAGADRMMLDQHTYMVFQDQPQGDLDALKVMPCQWWASSTNTTSQQWGPNTAGEWSAAWNDCGLWVNNVGSGSRYDGSYDGYATKVTGSCTYWNDYTQWNQSTIDALNHFVSGSMDALQNFFFWTWKIGNSTGAIQEVNPFWHYRLGLAKGWIPKDPRTAAGTCQGDGVALNNFDGTYSNAYVTGGSGAGTIAASASSSYPWPPASFTNVAANSMSLLAQYTQTGTPITMPGPTFTSPGSTATLNAGNGWFNADAGDKQAYAAVSGCTYPPEYSAADLAISTGACGAGLTQANKRFAEPTPAPSPTR